A window of the Scleropages formosus chromosome 5, fSclFor1.1, whole genome shotgun sequence genome harbors these coding sequences:
- the LOC114910595 gene encoding uncharacterized protein LOC114910595: MGDIAQELTCTVCLEIYREPHLLPCGHSFCLQCVRDLWRALDFRCPECRRECRDPGGVRKNHKLANIVDVYRLEQRAGRPRSNVDHTESRVAYWLLLTAVLLLFTAILLKQELEATTEELLDSQLQLMTLQNEDHVVSADLEPVGFGRTVLNFLLSLPHWAMWLLLRPFLMTWDLLRWLLSTVFHVIYLCLWLISTSLTACCELIFNLFNMVVYACGMGYIYSWVLRLLRRRTNR, translated from the exons ATGGGGGACATCGCGCAGGAGCTCACGTGCACCGTGTGCCTCGAGATCTACCGCGAGCCGCACCTGCTGCCGTGCGGCCACAGCTTCTGCCTGCAGTGCGTGCGCGACCTGTGGCGCGCGCTCGACTTCAGGTGCCCCGAGTGCCGCAGGGAGTGCCGGGACCCGGGGGGCGTCCGCAAGAACCACAAGTTGGCCAACATCGTGGACGTGTACCGGCTGGAGCAGAGG GCTGGCAGACCTCGCAGCAATGTGGATCATACTGAAAGCCGAGTGGCCTACTGGCTCCTGCTGACAGCTGTGTTGCTGCTCTTCACCGCCATCCTGT tgaAGCAGGAACTGGAAGCGACTACAGAGGAGTTATTAGATTCCCAGTTACAGTTGATGACACTACAGAATGAGGACCAT GTGGTGTCTGCGGACCTCGAACCCGTCGGTTTCGGCAGGACCGTCCTCAACTTCCTGCTTTCCTTACCTCACTGGGCCATGTGGCTCCTCCTCAGGCCCTTCCTGATGACCTGGGACTTGTTGCGGTGGCTTTTGAGCACCGTGTTTCACGTGATTTATCTGTGCCTGTGGCTCATTTCCACCTCCTTGACTGCGTGCTGCGAGTTAATTTTTAACTTATTCAACATGGTTGTGTACGCGTGCGGAATGGGCTACATCTACTCATGGGTGCTGCGACTGTTGAGACGGAGAACCAACCGATGA
- the LOC108930756 gene encoding cysteine-rich protein 3 has translation MVGYCPICGKPVYFGEKKRSLGRDYHPLCLKCHHCNRQLTPGQHAEHDEKPYCIHCYMKQFGPRGNRPLSHPCNSAAS, from the exons ATGGTGGGTTACTGTCCCATTTGCGGGAAGCCAGTCTACTTCG GTGAGAAGAAGAGATCATTGGGCCGTGACTACCATCCGCTCTGTTTGAAGTGCCATCATTGTAATCGACAGCTGACTCCAGGCCAGCATGCAGAG CACGACGAGAAGCCCTACTGCATCCACTGCTACATGAAGCAGTTCGGACCCAGAG GAAACAGGCCGCTGTCGCATCCCTGCAACTCAGCTGCATCATAG